In the genome of Thermococcus stetteri, the window CTGCACTTCGTGGACGAAGTTTAGGACTGCTTGGTAGTCCCTGTTGAGTTCTTCTGAGATTAGTTTGGTGCTTTTGTGGGGCATTGACCAGATTATGTAAAGCATTTCGTTGATTGGGAATTTGTGGTGGTCGAATATTGTGCCTGTTAAGTCGTTGAAGTGTTTTCTGCAGTTTTTGCAGTGGTATTTTTGAGCTCCTTTCGGCGTGTGTCCGTTCTTCTGAATGTTTTTACTGCCGCAGTATGGGCAGGTTACTCCGTTTGGCCAGCGAATTTGTCTGATTGTCCTGTAGCATTCTTCTGGGTCTGGTAGGAATAATCTTCTGGCGATAACATCGTTTGTGATTACCCCCGTCATGTTGAGTACTTAGGAAGAAAACTTTAAAGCCTTTCAGTCACAATAAGTAGATGAGCCAAATGTTTTCACAACATCCATAGCGTTCTCACCGGCTCTAATAAGAGGTTAGACCAGACACCCTCAGCCTAATGCAACCACACCCTGAAAAGGTTAGGAAACTACTCTGGGCGTATCCCTTAAAAAGAGCCGTGCGTCATACCTCCCGGTGGTACTATGAAGTTCCTCAAGGAGATCAAAGACGGAGTTCTGCTCCTGATCTACGTCCAGCCGAAGGCAAAGAAGAACGCGGTTGAAGGTGTTGACGAGTGGCGTGGAAGGCTAAAGGTCAGGATAGCGGCCCCACCAGTTGAGGGCAAAGCCAACAAGGAGGTTGTGAAGTTCCTCTCAAAGCTCCTTGGAGCTGAAGTCAGCATAGTAACGGGAGAGACTAGCAGGGAGAAGGATCTCCTTGTGAGAGGACTGAGTGCTGATGAGGTAAAGAAAAAACTGGGGGTTTAGCCTCTCTTAGCCCTCAGTTCTCCCTTAAGGCGGAGGTACTCCTCTCTTGATAATGGAAAGCCCTTCGACGACTTGAGGAGGGAGTTAATGAGCTTAACCTGCTCTCTGAAAACCTCGTCCGGGTTCTGCTTGAGCCTGGAGACGTAGAGGCGGATGAACTCGAGCCTCTCTTTTAGATCACGCTTTGAAGGGAATGCTGACGCCCATTCTTCTGGCGTACTCATTACATACCACTACCATTCCACTTTGGCCTCGATGTATTTATCCATTTCTTTCGCTGGATAAGGGATAGCATTGAGAAATTTTCAGTAGAATGTGCTTATAGCTTATCCAAAAGCATTGCTTAAAGCATCCTTTAGAGTTTCA includes:
- a CDS encoding IS1/IS1595 family N-terminal zinc-binding domain-containing protein, with product MTGVITNDVIARRLFLPDPEECYRTIRQIRWPNGVTCPYCGSKNIQKNGHTPKGAQKYHCKNCRKHFNDLTGTIFDHHKFPINEMLYIIWSMPHKSTKLISEELNRDYQAVLNFVHEVQRIAGNSKVRLEDVIEIDEVYPHAGSKGFKKRVPGGEAGTSVAGELQSPENRR
- a CDS encoding DUF167 domain-containing protein, translated to MKFLKEIKDGVLLLIYVQPKAKKNAVEGVDEWRGRLKVRIAAPPVEGKANKEVVKFLSKLLGAEVSIVTGETSREKDLLVRGLSADEVKKKLGV